One window of the Natrinema sp. CBA1119 genome contains the following:
- a CDS encoding sodium:calcium antiporter, translating to MVVPSSTVALVGLFLVGVVLVIWCVEIFIEAVAQSAVSLGVSGFFLAVVLAGVDLENAVLGITAAFVELPRLALGTVFGESLFVLAVAVGLAGVLVPFRMDVPSAYLVLLVLVPVPAFALSIGGTIDPLEGAALLGLFVPLLAYIFWHERRSETTYLLSAELQEVVDLEADAESEAAVQTGAETETGMPNGGDESRVQPTGESDPELDLDLDEFVPSFEHRSGLFNLGVAVLAVVGMTVGSGVTVVSAEGIFVAFGISGLAFGATVLSFIASIEELALTVEPVRQSRPELAVGNVVGSTVFYLTANVGIIAMLHPVGTGGDVLTVHWPFLAGSLLVVTAMLARGRVTRIGGIALFALYVAYWIANYA from the coding sequence ATGGTCGTTCCGAGCTCGACGGTGGCCCTCGTCGGCCTGTTTCTCGTCGGCGTCGTGCTGGTAATCTGGTGCGTCGAGATCTTCATCGAGGCCGTCGCCCAGAGCGCCGTTTCGCTCGGCGTTTCCGGCTTCTTTCTCGCAGTCGTACTGGCCGGTGTCGACCTCGAGAACGCCGTCCTCGGGATCACCGCGGCGTTCGTCGAACTTCCCAGGCTCGCGCTCGGGACGGTGTTCGGGGAATCACTGTTTGTCCTCGCCGTCGCCGTCGGACTCGCGGGGGTCCTCGTGCCGTTTCGGATGGACGTTCCCAGCGCATATCTCGTGCTGCTCGTTCTCGTTCCCGTCCCCGCGTTCGCGCTGTCGATCGGCGGGACGATCGATCCGCTCGAGGGAGCGGCCCTCCTCGGGTTGTTCGTCCCGCTGCTCGCCTACATCTTCTGGCACGAGCGCCGCTCCGAAACGACGTATCTGCTCTCGGCGGAACTCCAGGAAGTGGTCGATCTCGAGGCCGACGCGGAGAGCGAAGCGGCGGTGCAGACGGGAGCGGAGACGGAAACAGGAATGCCGAACGGGGGTGACGAGTCGAGAGTACAACCGACCGGGGAGTCGGATCCGGAGTTGGATCTCGACCTCGACGAGTTCGTCCCCTCCTTTGAGCACCGGAGCGGCCTGTTCAACCTCGGCGTGGCCGTCCTCGCGGTCGTGGGGATGACCGTCGGCTCCGGGGTCACGGTGGTCAGCGCCGAGGGAATTTTCGTCGCCTTCGGCATCTCGGGCCTGGCGTTCGGGGCGACGGTGTTGAGCTTCATCGCCTCGATCGAAGAATTGGCGCTTACCGTCGAACCCGTTCGACAGAGCCGCCCGGAACTGGCCGTTGGGAACGTGGTCGGTAGCACCGTCTTCTATCTGACGGCAAACGTCGGCATCATCGCCATGCTCCACCCTGTCGGCACCGGCGGCGACGTGCTGACGGTCCACTGGCCGTTTCTCGCGGGCAGCCTGCTCGTCGTCACCGCCATGCTTGCACGCGGTCGCGTCACCCGCATCGGTGGCATCGCCCTGTTCGCGCTCTACGTCGCCTACTGGATCGCGAACTATGCGTAG
- a CDS encoding sodium:calcium antiporter gives MLEVLVESAIASQRPRVANAVRSIGTRRRLSRRSVRRIIAALLVTATLVAVPVAPVLAQGDDGSVDEDVDAAENEGGLEGAIEGFVEAQGLLGAVLVLVVGGVLLTVCVEKLISYLTRAALKLKISLFALAILFTGFEFDDTILALVLSAGDLEGAALGTALGTGLAIIGVTLALAAIIRPFPVDLPSDYIALFAMAPLMLIPFVLLGTLTFVHGLLLLVAFVLAFGYIIAREYQRDTPVFRTTELGEEIQADGGVALPAEFSEISEDRLVGGRFASGWLWLLLSVLALIGIVFASMLLEAGSEVVIDGFGLEETVFGATVLTVILTFEDVMLTIEPVRRGVPEIGVGNVIGSVLFSVTGNVGVIMLLSDLEISRSVLTFHLPTVIVVTALAAYFLYKGKLKRWHGFLLGGLYVAYWLIAIVVFGGVPISG, from the coding sequence ATGCTCGAGGTCCTCGTCGAGAGCGCCATCGCGTCACAACGTCCGAGAGTCGCGAATGCGGTGCGCTCGATCGGTACGAGACGCCGCCTCTCTCGTCGATCGGTCCGACGGATCATCGCTGCTCTCCTGGTGACCGCGACGCTCGTCGCAGTTCCGGTCGCGCCGGTTCTCGCTCAGGGCGACGACGGAAGTGTGGATGAAGACGTCGACGCGGCGGAGAACGAAGGCGGCCTCGAGGGGGCGATCGAGGGATTCGTCGAGGCGCAAGGGCTCCTCGGTGCGGTGCTCGTCCTCGTCGTCGGTGGCGTCCTCTTGACGGTCTGCGTCGAGAAGCTGATCAGTTATCTCACTCGAGCGGCGCTGAAATTGAAGATATCGCTGTTCGCGCTCGCGATACTCTTCACCGGATTCGAGTTCGACGACACGATCCTCGCGCTCGTTCTGTCGGCCGGCGACCTCGAGGGTGCTGCCCTCGGGACGGCGCTCGGGACCGGACTTGCGATCATCGGCGTGACGCTCGCCCTCGCCGCGATCATCAGGCCCTTCCCGGTCGATCTCCCGTCCGATTACATCGCCCTCTTCGCGATGGCACCGCTGATGTTAATTCCGTTCGTGCTCCTCGGAACGCTGACGTTCGTCCACGGACTCCTGCTCCTCGTCGCGTTCGTCCTCGCGTTCGGTTATATTATCGCTCGAGAGTACCAGCGCGACACGCCGGTCTTCCGGACCACCGAACTCGGCGAGGAGATACAGGCCGACGGCGGCGTCGCGTTGCCCGCAGAGTTCTCGGAGATCTCCGAGGATCGACTCGTCGGCGGTCGCTTCGCGTCCGGGTGGCTCTGGCTCCTTCTCTCCGTCCTGGCACTGATCGGCATCGTGTTCGCGTCGATGTTGCTCGAGGCCGGGTCGGAGGTCGTTATCGACGGGTTCGGCCTCGAGGAAACCGTCTTCGGGGCGACCGTCCTGACGGTGATCCTCACCTTCGAAGACGTCATGCTCACGATCGAACCGGTTCGACGGGGGGTCCCCGAGATCGGCGTCGGAAACGTCATCGGGAGCGTCCTCTTCTCGGTGACGGGAAACGTCGGCGTCATCATGCTCCTCAGCGACCTCGAGATCTCCCGATCCGTGCTCACCTTCCATCTCCCGACGGTGATCGTCGTGACCGCCCTCGCCGCGTACTTCCTCTACAAGGGGAAGCTGAAACGGTGGCACGGCTTCCTCCTCGGCGGGCTCTACGTCGCCTACTGGCTGATCGCGATCGTCGTCTTCGGTGGCGTTCCGATCAGTGGCTGA
- a CDS encoding winged helix-turn-helix domain-containing protein encodes MTLIDALGNGTRLAILRELSREPMYVSELAAEIGMDGKTAVHHLSTLEDAGLVEHYRRGNRKYYELARRIELRIAPPPERAFVLQADPLDDESESESEPS; translated from the coding sequence GTGACACTGATCGACGCCCTGGGAAACGGAACGCGCTTGGCGATTCTCAGGGAACTCTCGCGGGAACCGATGTACGTCTCGGAACTCGCAGCGGAGATCGGAATGGATGGAAAAACCGCCGTCCACCACCTCTCGACGCTCGAGGACGCCGGGCTGGTCGAACACTACAGGCGCGGGAATCGGAAGTACTACGAACTCGCTCGGCGCATCGAGTTGCGCATCGCCCCGCCGCCGGAGCGCGCGTTCGTCCTGCAGGCCGATCCGCTCGACGACGAGAGCGAGTCGGAATCGGAGCCGTCGTGA